In Lolium perenne isolate Kyuss_39 chromosome 5, Kyuss_2.0, whole genome shotgun sequence, the sequence CATGGGCATGCCGTCCGTCAAGGCGCGGGCAATGCCCGGCTTCCAGCACACGCCTCCGGGCTCGTGCTGCTTCGACGACGTCGGCATGCCGCCGGAGCACATGCGCGCCTTCGAGGCGTACCTCGAGAAGGTGGTGCCGGTGGACATGATCGTGGCGTCGCGGCGGGAGGAGGACGCGCGTCTCCGGCGTGGGGGCAAGCCGAGGAGCTACGACGACGACGTGAAAGAGAAGCTCAAGCTGTGGGCCAAGGCAGTGGCCGAGAACACGACGGGTGTGCGTGTAATTAACTCATGCATGAGAGGATAGACGGGTTTCATTCTATTTCGTGCAGTAGCTAGGTTAGCCTAAGAAGATATAGCTAGGCTTAAAATTTGTTCAATTAATTTGACAGCGATGGAACTGTTACTAA encodes:
- the LOC127298098 gene encoding uncharacterized protein; its protein translation is MGMPSVKARAMPGFQHTPPGSCCFDDVGMPPEHMRAFEAYLEKVVPVDMIVASRREEDARLRRGGKPRSYDDDVKEKLKLWAKAVAENTTGVRVINSCMRG